The Flavobacterium sp. 140616W15 sequence AGTGTATCGTTTACAATTTTGCCTACTATTAATGGGAGAAGTGACTTTATAATTTTTTCATCTAATTTTTTATTCGTGATATTATTTTTATTTACGGGATTATGGTTACGATCCTGACTTTTACAGTTTACTGGTAAAAGACAAACGCCCATCAATAGAAGGATTAATTTTTTCATATTGTTTTATTTCATATTGATTTAAGTATTTTCCACTGCCTTTTCCATGTTGACTTCATTTTATTAAAATTGTAGCTCATAATATTATCTGTAGTATGTAGAGGACCACTATCTGGATCAGCATTATATTTGGGATAAACATATTTTTGATGAGGGTTTTCTATTAGACCATTTTCATCTATATGTGTGTGACATAAGTCTATTGTGTGCAAGAATTCATGTATAAGAACTGGTATATTGCGTCTTTTGTATATTACACATGCTTTGGACCCTATGCCATTTGACCTTCCCATTAATGGTTTGTTGTCAGAATTTAGTCTATTAACGGCAAAATAAACACTTTTATATAATCTCTAAATTGAGGTGCTTCTTTATTTAGTTTAGCAATTAAAACATCTTGTATTCCTGGCACCATTCCATTTTTGTCAAGATTATGAATATATTCCATATCTACTTCTACATCATTTATTTTTTCTTTTATAATAAGTACCATTTTTTTGAAATCCAGGAACCTCTGACATGTTTAATGTAAATTTACTTGTTTCTAAATTTTCGACATATACAAATGATTGAAATAAGGTGTCTTTTAATCGTTTTATTTTATTTTTACCTATAAAATTAGGATAATAATCAGAGTCAGGCATCCCTGACTTAGTCATATCCGTCAAAATTTTTACAAGAACAACTTTAGCAGTACTCATGTTTGCCTTACGTAATCTTTATAGTATATTTTGTCAAAAACTCCTTGAAGGTCATCTTTAATAAAATTAAAAAATCGGGTAAGTCCTCTGGCTTTATCAAATCTGATAAAGCGGGATAGTATTTATAATTCGTTGACGTTGTTGGCATAGTCTTTAATACTATTTATGTTATTATTTGTATCCTATTTTTTTGGGTATTTGATGCTCCATTATTTGCTTTATCTGGTTTATTTTAAAAGATTTGTAATTAATGAAACCTGATATTTATTGTTAGAAAAGGGCAATGGAGAACCAGGAGGAACTTGTAATGTAAGTTCCTTCTTGATTATTAATCTCGTAATATGTGGAATCCATTAGTTTATAATTTTCTACTTCATTAGTAGATGTTATTTAAATTTTATTCATTGAGAGATAGAAAATAATATGTGTTTTAATTATGTTTATTTAATTTACTGAACAAGTCTATCGATTAGATATTAACTCCCGCATTTAAAGATTTGTGAAGGAGTTTGTTGAAAAAAATCATATGATAGTTTTGCTATTGATTGTTCCCACTATTTGTAGTTTTAGGTAAAAAACGATTATCCCTAAACTCATCAAAACTCATAGGAACTAATTGTATATTTAATGAGTCTGAAAAGTCAATAACATTAAAAGTCATATTATTTAAAAGAAGATCTTTCTGTTGTATATTGTCATTATTTTTGTAATAATCTTTGAATATTATAGATTTTATTTTTTTAGAAACTATTAAGTCGCCTCCTTTTATTTCTGTCAATTTTTTTTGAATATTCAGGAAGTAAGAACCTTTTTTGAACTCAAGATCTTTAAAATAATAATTGTTTGCATCAAGGCAGAAACAATATATATTCATTGTATCCTTATTTTTTATAAAATCAAATTGTTTTTTGTAAAAAGATGGATCGAAATTGTATTTTGCTTTATCTGTTTTTAATAGTAAATTTTTATTGTATACAATTGGAGCAAAGCTTTTAATTGTAGCTGTGTTGAAAATATAATAATTATAATCATATGATTTTGGAACCGACAAAGGTTTACAGCTATAAAATAAAAATGATATAAAGCTAAAATATAATATTGCTGTATTTTTCATATCCCAGTTATCCCTTGATTAATTGCCGTTTTAATTTTATCTATTAAATTTTTTGTAGACGAATTTACAAAAGATTTAGTTGTTCCGTTCACACTATTGTAGCTAGCATTGCCACATGAAAGTGACCAGTAGCTTTAGTTACTACATTTGGTAATTTTGATTTTATCCATTCTTCTCTTAATTTAGCTACACGATAAAAAATTTAATTTGATAAGTAATTACCTCCTGGTCCACTAAAAATTTTTGAATTTTGGAAATTATTTTTTGTAGCGATTAAAGACTCCCCATTCTCAGTTATTTTATATCCGCCATTAAATACCGCAGGAGACGGATCTTGTGTAAATTTATCAGGTAAGGTTGTAACAATAGTTTTAGCAGAAGAAATATTAACACCCTCACTGCCGTTTTCTATTTCACTACTAGGATCTAAGAGGCCTGTTTCTACATCAGGTAATAAAACATCATTAATCCATCTAGGATTATAATTAATTAGAAAGTTTGTCAAATGAATGTCATCAGTTTTTGGAACTTTACTAATTTCTTTTCCCCATTCTTTAAAGTCTATTATTTTATTAATAAAAGATATCTGATATTGATTTATTATATTTTGGTTCATATGATTTTCCTTAATATTAAAATATCGCGTATGCAGTTTTTATCATGGAATACACAGCAATTGCGAACACTTTGTGGAGCGGGATGTAGATAATTATCCAATAACTCTTTGAATCTCATCTCCATTATTATCATGAATAATATGCAGAATTAAATTACCTTGCTCATCCCAGTATTTATAAGTATTATATAGTCTATTGAATTTTTTAAATTTTTCTTCCTGTAATTGACCATTATCATAATAATGTACAATACGGCCATCAGTATAACCGTTTTTTACTTCGATTTCACCTATAAGGTTTCCATTATTATGAAATTCTTCAATAATTCCTGTAAAGGGAACTCCTTGATAAAAGTAAGTACTTCCTCCTCCTGCATCTGGATGTTTTATTTCAATACTATCATCATTAAAATTAATTCTTATCATATTTTATTATTTTATGAACGTTATTAAATCTGTAATATAAAAGCAATCAGCACAAGTTTGCATTATTATTATTATTATTATTATATTTTCTGGTTCTGCAACAATATTTCTATTGTATCCTAAAACATTATTTTTCAACCAATCATCAAAAAAATGTCCTCTGTCCAATTTTCTTATATTCACGAGTGAGACGTTTGCGTCAGCAGGGAATGATTATTTAACAGACATTGTTTAATAATCTTTTTGGACACAGAAAATGATTTTCTGTGTTATTGTTGTTTGTATTTAGAACTTAAAGAAGAGCAAAGTTTTTTAAACTAGTTAAATTGGACTTCACTTAATAGACTTTTTGTTTTTAGTCATTAAAAAGATATAGGAGGCAAAAATTCATCATTTAGGAGCCAATCTACAATATTTTGAGAATAGTTACTTAAATATGATATAGTCTCATTTCGATCAAAAAGCTCGATGTCCTGATCATCATCACTTAATCCAGGATCAAATCTAGCTACTTCAAAAGAATTTCCATATCCTTGGTATCCTGTTGATAAATTAGGAATTTCATATGCATAGTCATTGTTCTTAGCTCCAAAATAAAATATTTTTCCTATTCCTCGATATTCTGAGTCTGTTGGGGCTAATTCATGATTAAATCCTTCCCATGCGCCTATTCGGCCTGAAGGATCTATTAGTTCTTTTGTTGTTACTTGCTGATTAACAAATGTTTCTCCTTCTTTCCAGAAAATTTCTTTAGTTTCTATAATATAAGGAGGGTGTGTTTGATTATCTCTAGTTTTTATATATAATGCCGTAATAGTTAGTATATCTTTATATTTGGTGAAAATTTCTTCATCAGTTTCTCCATGGTCTTTATAATAAATGACAGATTCAATTTTCGAGTAAAGTTTATCTTCTATTATTTTAACTATTCCATTTTGGAGATACTCTTTATAATGAGCCCCTTCTAATTCTGCCTGTTGAACAGTGATTAATTTGTCAGAAATGTTTTTATATTGTATTTCCATTAGACTTTATTTCCATTTAATGGTGGAGTTAATAAAAAATCTCTCCAACCTATTACTATTTCTTTAAAATCTTTTGTAGTAATCTGATAAGTGAATCCATTATCATCATAAAAATCAACTTTGTCTTGATATAATATTATGCTAATTGTTTCGCTTCCATTTTCAATTTCGCTAGTAGCACTTGATAAAGCTTCTTCAATATCAGGTAAAAGGAGTTTATTGATTTCATCAGCATTCCAATCAAACAAAAATGCGCTAAAAGTATCATTTTTTAAATTAGGTATTTTAGTGATTTTTTGGTCATATTGAGATATTTTATTTATAAATTCAATTTTGTACAGGTTAATAATATTTTGATTCATATAAATTTGTTTAATATTAAAAAATTGGGAACGCAGTTTTTATCATGGAATGCACAGCAATTGCGAACGCTTTGTGAATCGGGTGTCGAGATAGATATATAATAAATGACCTATGCAATAACAATCCCATTAGGTATTGCTGGCTCAGCATTCAAGTAGTAAGAAGAATACTGATCCCACCATTCAAAATTAGGAATTAGATTTAATTCGCTAAATCTATATTGCTCAAGGAACTGTTTTACTCTGTTTGATACAATTACAGAAGCTAGTTCACCTGAACTATAATATTGAAATTCAAATTCATAACCTTCTTCTTGATTTTCATAATATTTATATGTTTTATTATAAATAGGAATATTTGTTTGAATATTTAAGTCTTGTGATATTATTATTACTCCATTTGATTCAATTTCTAATTCCTTACTCTCAAGTATTTTATTGAAATAAGTAAAACAATGAAATTTGGTATAGTTAGCATCAATATCTTCAATTTCAATTATTCCAATTAACTCAGTATTCTGTAATAATAAATCTTGATGCGAACTACCTAATTCAATATAATTTAGTTGATTAAAAAGTACATTGTTTTCATAAAATTCTTTTTTTCTAAGTCTATTATCTTCTTTAAATATTTTAATAAAAATGTCACTTGATTCAATTTGTTGTGCAGTAAGTGTTTTTCCGTATAGATTGGTATATGTTATTTCCATTTATTTATGTCGATTAAAATGCTGTAAGAAGGTGTACTGCCTTGATATATTGAATTATAATTTGCAATCTATTGATTTTTTTACAAAACCTGTTTAGATAGAATTACTATGAATATAATTTAATTTTTGCTCGAAAACTTTTAATGACCAAATCTCAATAGGTTTATTGTTTTGTTGCCAAAATTGCCTGATTTCACATTACTTTTTTTCGGCTCTCTCAAGCCTATTATATATTGAGCTAATATAAGAAATAGTTTATGTCAATGATCGGGAAGATTGCGTAAGCAGAGGAACTAATTTTGGAATTATATTTTTCAAATTAAAAAAGGGCGTCTATACAAAATCGTATAAACGCCCTTTTACTATAGAATAAGCTGTTTAAAATTTCATTCTTTGAATTCGTACAGCATTTAATATCGCAAGTAAAGCAACTCCAACATCGGCAAAAACGGCTTCCCACATCGTTGCTAAACCTCCGGCACCAAGTACCAATACAACGGCTTTTACAACAAATGCTAAAGTGATGTTTTGCCAAACGATTTGTTTGGTTTTTTTACCAATGTTTATAGCGGTATAAATTTTTGTTGGTTGATCGTTTTGGATAACAATATCAGCAGTTTCAATTGTAGCATCGCTTCCTAAACCACCCATTGCAATTCCTGCATGAGCCAATGCAACAACTGGAGCATCATTTACACCATCACCAACAAAAGCAATTTTTAGGTTTTTTTCTTTTAGAGCTGTTACTTTCTCGACTTTGTTCTCTGGTAATAAATCTCCGTAAGCTTCATCGATATTCAGTTCTTTTGCTACAGCATTAACAACAGCAGTTTTATCACCCGAAAGCATAACTGTCTTTACATTTATACTATGTAAACTTTGAATTGCTTGTTTAGCATCTTCCTTAATTTCATCGGCGATTAAAAAATAACCTGCATATTTTTGGTTGATGGCAACAACGATTATGGTAAATGGAGTAGTATCAATCTCAGGGTCATAGCTAATATTGAATTTTTTCATTAGTTTGACATTACCAGCTAAGATTTCATTTCCATCAACTTTTCCTTTTAAACCATGACCAGCAATTTCTTCTACATCGGTAACTGAAACGCTTTTTTCAGAACCTTTTGCATATTCGATAATAGCAGTTCCCACAGGATGTGTTGATTTGGTTTCGAGAGCTGCCGTGTATTT is a genomic window containing:
- a CDS encoding toxin-antitoxin system YwqK family antitoxin produces the protein MIRINFNDDSIEIKHPDAGGGSTYFYQGVPFTGIIEEFHNNGNLIGEIEVKNGYTDGRIVHYYDNGQLQEEKFKKFNRLYNTYKYWDEQGNLILHIIHDNNGDEIQRVIG